From a single Apium graveolens cultivar Ventura chromosome 2, ASM990537v1, whole genome shotgun sequence genomic region:
- the LOC141702126 gene encoding uncharacterized protein LOC141702126 yields MHMVGEGPRWEKTRVSISFNDFDLEGVTFFHDDPLVITLTTGNNPVKRVLIENGASVDILLYDTFMRMGYTDSQLTPSDMPIYGFFGVECPVEGIIKLPLTMGQESSQATQILNFMVVKAGSTYNVNMGRTCIHAFMVVPSSYHSIIKYPTRNGVGEERGDQKMVRSFNVA; encoded by the coding sequence ATGCATATGGTTGGAGAAGGCCCGAGATGGGAAAAGACTAGAGTATCAATATCATTCAATGACTTTGATTTAGAAGGGGTGACATTTTTTCACGATGATCCTCTGGTCATAACGCTTACCACCGGGAACAACCCTGTAAAAAGAGTCCTTATAGAAAATGGAGCATCGGTGGACATTCTACTTTACGATACCTTTATGAGGATGGGATACACCGATTCACAATTGACCCCGAgcgatatgccaatatatggattctTTGGAGTCGAATGTCCCGTTGAAGGAATAATTAAACTTCCATTGACAATGGGCcaagagtcaagtcaagctacTCAAATTTTAAACTTTATGGTGGTTAAGGCTGGATCAACTTATAATGTAAACATGGGAAGGACATGCATACATGCCTTTATGGTAGTTCCTTCATCCTACCATTCTATAATCAAATATCCAACTAGGAATGGGGTAGGAGAGGAAAGAGGAGACCAGAAGATGGTAAGAAGCTTTAATGTAGCCTAA